The Desulfopila inferna genome has a segment encoding these proteins:
- the tnpA gene encoding IS66 family insertion sequence element accessory protein TnpA, giving the protein MNSDQKKEFWQNHIEECEKCGLSQVEYCQAHKIPLSTFGY; this is encoded by the coding sequence ATGAACAGTGATCAAAAGAAGGAATTCTGGCAAAACCATATTGAGGAATGTGAAAAATGCGGCTTGAGCCAAGTCGAGTACTGCCAGGCCCACAAGATTCCTCTATCAACTTTTGGTTATTAG